A segment of the Staphylococcus ratti genome:
TAGATCGATTAGCTAAAACAAGGCAAGTTGGTAAAGCACCTTCTTTTAAATTATTAGACGAATATTACGCATTGTTAATCGCATATTTGAAAGAGATAAATGAAATTTCAACATTAGCTGATTTAAACCAACAACATCTTAAGATTCATCCATTTAATCTCGCAGAAAGATTATCTTATATTCAAGAGCGTAAACATCATTATATGGGCTACCAACAAATGAAAACATTAAAAAACGAATTAATCAAAATGCACGCTGCCTACCGTGTACGTTATTCAAAATAATAAATTACAACTGTAAAGTAAGGCACTTCAAACTATAATGATTTATATACAACACAAAACGCCTAGACATGATGTCTAGGCGTTTTGATTATGATTAGAAACCAAAGAAGTTACGAATAAAACCACTTACTCCTGTTGATCGGTTCTGTTGGTTAGAAGCACCGTTATGCGCTGTTGCACCATTTTGATGTGTATGTCCCTCTCTTTGACCACCACCAGCATTTGTACCACCGCTATTTTCAGTGAAATTGCTAGTTGTATTATGATCTGGAGAGTTAGCTACATGGAGACTCTTACCGCTTCCGGCAACTGAATCTGGACGATGGAAGTCATCGTTGTAACCAGGAGGGTGAATGCTCGACATAACCTCTCTGAATAATAATTGTGGCATTTTTTGCTCGCTACTACCTACAAAGGAGTTTACACCATATGGCTTAACTTTATTAAAGCCCATCCATACAGACATTGTGTATTTTGGTGAATAACCAGCAATCCAAACATCTTTCGCAGCTGAATCTGGTAGATTATACTGTTGGTAAACTTCTTGGCCATAAGTTCCTGTACCTGTTTTTGCTGCTGTATTGAATCCTGGATTATTACCATAAGCTGAACCGTAAGCTTGGAATGTACCTTTGAGAATATCAGTAATCATATAAGCTGTGTAATCTTGCATTGCTTTATGGCTCGTATGATCAAACTCAATCGTATTACCGTTTGCTTCTTCTACACGTTTAATCGCATGAGCTTTATTGTATTCTCCACCATTAGCAAAAGATGCATACGCAGATGCAAGTTGCGTAGGAGAGAATTCAGATGAAGAACCACCCAAGACATCAGAAGGGCCTATGTCCGTATTTTCATACTCTAGACCTACTTTTTTAGCAAAATCCGTTGGGGCACTACTGCCGGCTTGTTCTTTAACTTGTTGCCAAGTTTTTAGGGCAGGGATGTTAAAACTTTGACGTAGGGCATCGTACATAGCGACTGTACCGTGGCTCTTTTGATCATAGTTTCTAAATGTACCGCCACCGATATTGTAAGCCGATTCATCTTGTAGCGCATGATTTGTTGCCCATTGAAGATTTTCAATTGCTGGCGCATAAGCTAGGAACGGTTTTAATGTTGAACCAGTAGGGTGTAAATCAGTTGCTTGGTTGCGCTCTACAACATCTTCATAATTACGACCACCGGAAATCGCTGCTAAGCTACCGGTTTTACTGTCTACAATTGTCGCACCTACTTGTTGTTCATCATTTTTGTAAAAGCCACCGTTGTTCACACGCTCTTGTAGTGTGTCTTGAACATTTTTATCCATGTT
Coding sequences within it:
- a CDS encoding YpoC family protein; its protein translation is MTYKAQFLSLENELDRLAKTRQVGKAPSFKLLDEYYALLIAYLKEINEISTLADLNQQHLKIHPFNLAERLSYIQERKHHYMGYQQMKTLKNELIKMHAAYRVRYSK
- a CDS encoding transglycosylase domain-containing protein: MTEKKRTSNSSSKKSGQKKNRNIKRTVIKVLSFIALAFVILGLLSVLLFAYYAWKAPAFNEAKLQDPAPAKIYDKDGQLVKKLDNGARREHVDLKDVPKQMKDAVLATEDNRFYDHGALDYKRLFGAVLKNFSGGFGSQGASTLTQQVVKRTFLTDQKSIERKAQEAYLSYRLEQEYSKNEIFQMYLNKIYYSDGVYGIKAAAKYYFNKDVKDLNLAESAYLAGLPQVPNTYNIYDHPEQAEQRKDTVLYLMAYHNRITEKQKEEAQNTPITENLVQRTAKEREVKPDDSTKQYDSYVNFVKQELMANPEFKNESLSDLLNSGIKIYTNMDKNVQDTLQERVNNGGFYKNDEQQVGATIVDSKTGSLAAISGGRNYEDVVERNQATDLHPTGSTLKPFLAYAPAIENLQWATNHALQDESAYNIGGGTFRNYDQKSHGTVAMYDALRQSFNIPALKTWQQVKEQAGSSAPTDFAKKVGLEYENTDIGPSDVLGGSSSEFSPTQLASAYASFANGGEYNKAHAIKRVEEANGNTIEFDHTSHKAMQDYTAYMITDILKGTFQAYGSAYGNNPGFNTAAKTGTGTYGQEVYQQYNLPDSAAKDVWIAGYSPKYTMSVWMGFNKVKPYGVNSFVGSSEQKMPQLLFREVMSSIHPPGYNDDFHRPDSVAGSGKSLHVANSPDHNTTSNFTENSGGTNAGGGQREGHTHQNGATAHNGASNQQNRSTGVSGFIRNFFGF